The window CGTGGAGGCCAAGGGCGAGGTCCTCCAGTTGAAGGAGACCATCAACACCATGGTCGGCCAGCTCTCCTCCTTCGCCGACGAGGTCACCCGGGTGGCCCGCGAGGTGGGCACCGAGGGGAAGCTGGGCGGCCAGGCCGACGTGAAGGGCGTGTCGGGGACCTGGAAGGACCTGACCGACAACGTCAACTACATGGCCTCCAACCTCACCGGACAGGTGCGGAACATCGCCCAGGTGGCCACCGCGGTGGCCCGGGGCGACCTGACCCAGAAGATCACGGTGGAGGCCAAGGGCGAGGTGGCCGCCCTGGCCGACACCATCAACTCGATGACCGACACCCTGAGGGCGTTCGCCGACGAGGTCACTCGGGTGGCCCGCGAGGTGGGCACCGAGGGCAAGCTGGGCGGCCAGGCCGACGTGCCCAACGTGTCGGGAACGTGGAAGGCCCTCACCGACAACGTGAACTTCATGGCGTCGAACCTCACCACCCAGGTGCGGAACATCGCCCAGGTGGCCACGGCGGTGGCCCGGGGCGACCTGTCCCAGAAGATCACCGTGGAGGCCAAGGGCGAGGTCGCCGTCCTGGCCGACACCATCAACTCGATGACCGACACCCTGCGGGCCTTCGCCGACGAGGTCACCCGGGTCGCCCGGGAGGTGGGCACCGAGGGCAAGCTGGGCGGCCAGGCCCGGGTGGAGGGCGTGGCCGGCACCTGGAAGGACCTCACCGACTCGGTGAACTCCATGGCCTCGAACCTCACCAGCCAGGTGCGCGACATCGCCCAGGTCACCACCGCCGTGGCCCGCGGCGACCTGTCGCAGAAGATCACCGTGGACGTGCGGGGGGAGATCCTGGAGCTGAAGAACACCATCAACGTCATGGTCGACCAGCTG of the Acidimicrobiales bacterium genome contains:
- a CDS encoding HAMP domain-containing protein; the encoded protein is MAASRTRTAGAAGTAATTNGDGGMADEAALHELLRALRAAKDGDFTVRLPQRRTTLMGQIGAAYNELVELNAATTKELGRVARQVGREGRMNERFSLEARGAWAEKASSVNRLIEDLSRPTTEVARVIEAVAQGDLSQKMALKIEGQPVKGEFLRIGTTVNAMVDQLSSFSAEVSRVAREVGTDGKLGGQAKVKGVSGTWNDLTENVNSMASNLTGQVRNIAQVTTAVARGDLTQKITVEAKGEVLQLKETINTMVGQLSSFADEVTRVAREVGTEGKLGGQADVKGVSGTWKDLTDNVNYMASNLTGQVRNIAQVATAVARGDLTQKITVEAKGEVAALADTINSMTDTLRAFADEVTRVAREVGTEGKLGGQADVPNVSGTWKALTDNVNFMASNLTTQVRNIAQVATAVARGDLSQKITVEAKGEVAVLADTINSMTDTLRAFADEVTRVAREVGTEGKLGGQARVEGVAGTWKDLTDSVNSMASNLTSQVRDIAQVTTAVARGDLSQKITVDVRGEILELKNTINVMVDQL